Sequence from the Prionailurus bengalensis isolate Pbe53 chromosome A3, Fcat_Pben_1.1_paternal_pri, whole genome shotgun sequence genome:
tcttcctcctcttcctcatcatcttcatcttcctcctcctcctcctcttcctcctcctcctcatcctctggttcattcttcttctttgaaCCTGTAGGCCTACCAGGGCCCTTCTTTCCCGCTTCACTTTTGCCCTTGGCGCGATGTGCAGCAATATCCTTTCCATACTTCTCTTTTAGCTTAGGCGCCTTCTGTTCATATGGTTGTTTATCTTTGGCTGACTGTTCAGACCACATTTCACCCAATTTTTTTGCAGTATCCCCAATGGGTAAACCAGGGTGTTCACTTTTGATCTTTGGGCGATGTTcagaacaaaacaggaagaatgCAGACGGAGGTCTTTTAGGAGCATTGgggtctttcttctttcctttc
This genomic interval carries:
- the LOC122497077 gene encoding LOW QUALITY PROTEIN: high mobility group protein B2-like (The sequence of the model RefSeq protein was modified relative to this genomic sequence to represent the inferred CDS: deleted 1 base in 1 codon) yields the protein MGKGDPSKPRGKMSSYAFFVQTCREEHKKKHPDSSVNFAAFSKKCSERWKKTMSEKEKSKFEDMAKSDKARYDREMKNYVPPKGDKKGKKKDPNAPKRPPSAFFLFCSEHRPKIKSEHPGLPIGDTAKKLGEMWSEQSAKDKQPYEQKAPKLKEKYGKDIAAHRAKGKSEAGKKGPGRPTGSKKKNEPEDEEEEEEEEEEEDEDDEEEEEDEE